From a single Crateriforma spongiae genomic region:
- a CDS encoding outer membrane protein assembly factor BamB family protein, translating to MHGNRLRPRYPSLGIAACLILFSAAHLHAQTDVFWGQWRGNQQNGVAPAGDYPVQWSSESNIAWTLDLPGRGGSTPVIVGDTAYLTAGFEDKNHVIAVNLTDGTVAWTRELGDDRGGKHQKGSGSNPSVVSDGKSLFAYFRSGDVGCLSADGTVRWHHNLQDMYGQDTLWWDLGSSPIIADGKVIIPVMHSSEGEDRRSLTSVGYVVALNAESGDVAWKVDRNTDAPVEASQSYTTPVRCNVNGIDMFAVLGADQASLHRVNDGMTVGTVGGFNPAGEAFFRSISSPAVTDGVLICPYSRGDTVTAIALDRLAKNAGRDAVIWERDDIGSDVPTPAVENGVAYFIEDGRQNRGEVIAVDVKTGETKWTVATPKSRVTFSSSPLIAGDHLYVTAEDSQTYVIGPLSSDSPELVAQNDLGEQPGITVSSPVPLKNGLLIRTRDSLIRVGK from the coding sequence ATGCACGGCAATCGTTTACGCCCAAGGTATCCATCACTGGGAATCGCGGCGTGTTTGATTCTGTTTTCTGCCGCCCATCTCCACGCCCAGACGGATGTGTTCTGGGGACAATGGCGGGGCAACCAGCAAAACGGCGTCGCACCAGCAGGCGATTATCCCGTCCAGTGGTCCAGCGAGTCCAACATTGCCTGGACGCTTGATTTACCGGGACGCGGCGGCAGCACCCCCGTCATCGTGGGTGACACCGCGTATCTGACCGCCGGTTTCGAAGACAAAAATCATGTCATCGCCGTCAATCTGACCGACGGAACAGTCGCCTGGACACGAGAACTGGGCGATGATCGCGGCGGCAAGCACCAAAAGGGCAGCGGCAGTAACCCATCGGTGGTATCCGACGGAAAATCGCTGTTCGCATACTTTCGCAGCGGCGATGTCGGCTGTCTTTCAGCTGACGGAACCGTTCGCTGGCATCACAACCTGCAAGATATGTACGGCCAGGACACATTGTGGTGGGACCTGGGCAGTTCACCGATCATTGCCGACGGCAAAGTCATCATTCCGGTGATGCACTCCAGTGAAGGCGAAGATCGGCGATCGTTGACCAGCGTCGGATACGTGGTGGCGTTGAATGCCGAGTCAGGCGACGTGGCCTGGAAAGTCGACCGAAACACCGACGCACCGGTCGAAGCATCGCAAAGCTACACGACTCCCGTGCGGTGCAACGTCAACGGCATCGACATGTTCGCCGTATTGGGGGCCGATCAAGCATCGCTGCACCGTGTAAACGATGGCATGACCGTGGGAACGGTGGGCGGGTTCAATCCCGCCGGCGAAGCCTTCTTTCGTTCCATTTCGTCACCCGCGGTGACTGACGGCGTCTTGATTTGCCCGTATTCACGCGGCGATACCGTGACGGCCATCGCACTGGATCGTTTGGCAAAAAATGCCGGTCGTGATGCGGTGATTTGGGAACGCGACGACATCGGCAGTGATGTTCCGACACCTGCCGTGGAAAACGGCGTCGCCTACTTCATCGAAGACGGTCGTCAGAACCGTGGTGAGGTCATCGCCGTCGACGTAAAAACCGGTGAAACCAAATGGACCGTTGCGACGCCCAAAAGCCGAGTGACCTTCAGCAGTTCACCGCTGATCGCCGGCGATCACTTGTATGTCACGGCGGAAGATTCTCAGACCTACGTGATCGGACCGCTGTCATCAGATTCTCCCGAATTGGTCGCGCAGAACGACTTGGGCGAACAGCCGGGAATCACCGTGTCCAGCCCGGTACCGCTAAAAAACGGATTGCTGATCCGCACACGAGATTCGTTGATCCGGGTCGGAAAATAG
- a CDS encoding diacylglycerol/lipid kinase family protein: MMSDAIATTQADTVAAADVLWIWNQSSGRGLDVSTARAAQSQWGGRWLKLSQQIDLGQVVARAVNDGLRTVVAAGGDGTVNAVVNAIMQLPSERRPVFGILPLGTANDFARTLGMPADVQQSAAVLQNARVIPGDVIRVSDGRRDRYFANVAAGGNSVRVSEQLDDQTKAFWGAFSYLRGAMDVLPDMRSYHVDARSDGHRDRLDCWAVIVANGRTNAGHIEVAPEASICDGRMDVVLIRDGEVAEMAKLVASNLLGRFLESDQVLFRQVRSLQLSSDPPMRFSIDGEIDQDVPTTFEVIPAAIRMIVGDGFVVRPPSSSLAPAT, encoded by the coding sequence ATGATGTCCGACGCGATCGCCACCACTCAGGCCGACACCGTTGCGGCGGCCGATGTGCTGTGGATTTGGAACCAGAGTTCGGGTCGGGGGTTGGATGTGAGCACCGCGCGTGCCGCCCAGTCCCAATGGGGCGGTCGTTGGTTGAAACTATCGCAACAAATCGATCTGGGCCAAGTCGTCGCGCGAGCCGTGAACGATGGGCTGCGCACCGTCGTCGCGGCCGGCGGCGACGGGACCGTCAATGCCGTTGTCAACGCGATCATGCAGCTGCCGTCGGAGCGACGCCCCGTTTTCGGCATTCTGCCGCTGGGCACCGCCAACGATTTTGCTCGGACGCTGGGCATGCCGGCGGATGTTCAGCAATCGGCCGCCGTCCTTCAAAACGCTCGAGTCATTCCTGGTGACGTCATTCGGGTCAGCGATGGGCGGCGCGACCGTTACTTTGCCAACGTGGCCGCCGGCGGAAACAGTGTCCGAGTCAGCGAACAACTAGACGATCAGACCAAGGCGTTTTGGGGGGCGTTCAGCTATCTGCGTGGCGCGATGGATGTGCTGCCCGATATGCGGTCGTACCACGTCGACGCTCGATCCGACGGTCATCGGGATCGGCTGGATTGTTGGGCCGTGATTGTCGCCAACGGTCGCACCAACGCGGGACACATCGAAGTCGCCCCGGAAGCATCGATTTGTGACGGGCGGATGGATGTCGTCCTGATTCGTGATGGCGAGGTTGCTGAAATGGCGAAGCTGGTGGCTTCCAATCTACTTGGTCGATTTCTTGAATCGGACCAAGTGCTGTTTCGCCAAGTCAGGTCATTGCAACTGAGCAGTGATCCGCCGATGCGGTTCAGCATCGATGGTGAAATCGACCAAGACGTACCTACAACGTTCGAGGTGATCCCCGCTGCAATCCGCATGATTGTGGGAGACGGCTTCGTCGTTCGCCCACCATCCTCGTCGCTCGCGCCGGCCACCTGA
- a CDS encoding phosphatase PAP2 family protein, which translates to MIHFIRGREPIAMLVWVTVVLGIWGFVELADEVTDGSTQNFDRWAVSLMRQSDAPSIPIGPRWMGEAGRDITALGGIANLTLLIVAATGFLLVNRAKRLAAILVASTTSGIAISLLLKRVFDRPRPDVVPHLSDVYTSSFPSGHSMMSAVVYLTLGVLIIPVLKHFWARVYVLATAALVTVLVGISRVYMGVHYPTDVLAGWAAGGVWALICWSIARRSTPKPPSDTLVPAREPKL; encoded by the coding sequence GTGATCCACTTCATCCGCGGACGCGAACCCATCGCAATGCTGGTATGGGTCACCGTGGTATTGGGCATCTGGGGATTCGTCGAATTGGCCGATGAGGTCACCGATGGTTCGACACAGAACTTTGATCGTTGGGCGGTCAGCCTGATGCGTCAGAGCGACGCGCCGTCCATTCCGATCGGCCCCCGGTGGATGGGCGAAGCGGGGCGAGACATCACGGCCCTGGGTGGGATCGCCAATCTGACCCTGTTGATCGTTGCGGCAACCGGATTCCTGCTGGTCAACCGAGCCAAACGCTTGGCGGCGATCCTAGTGGCCTCCACCACCAGCGGCATCGCCATCAGCTTGTTGCTGAAGCGGGTGTTTGATCGACCACGCCCCGATGTGGTCCCGCATCTGTCAGACGTTTACACCAGCAGTTTTCCCAGCGGCCATTCAATGATGTCTGCGGTGGTATACCTGACCCTGGGTGTGTTGATCATTCCCGTGCTGAAGCATTTTTGGGCGCGGGTCTATGTGCTGGCCACGGCAGCACTGGTGACCGTCTTGGTCGGGATCAGCCGCGTTTATATGGGCGTGCACTATCCCACCGACGTTTTGGCCGGATGGGCGGCGGGTGGCGTTTGGGCACTGATCTGTTGGTCGATCGCCCGCCGCAGCACGCCAAAACCGCCGTCGGACACGCTGGTCCCCGCTAGGGAACCAAAGTTGTGA